A stretch of DNA from Deltaproteobacteria bacterium:
CGCGGGCCAGGCGGCCGAACACGAGGATCTCGCCGGCCATGATGCGGGCGCCGTCCGTGGCGCGGACGGTGGTGGCGCGGCGCAGCCGGGCGCCGTCGAACAGGATGGTTTCCTGCGGCATCCATTCCATCCAGGTCTTCTTCCCGGCCGTGATGCGCACATCGACGTTGCAGGGTTCGCCCGCGGAGCGGTAGATTTTCTCGGCGGCCTGCGTCGTTATCACGGCCCGCGCCTCCTTGCGGACCGCGAGGTCCAACTCGATCCGGTCCCCGCCGGTGAGTCCTCCGGAGGTGGTCAGAACCACCGCGGTCGCGAGGTCGGTGGTGCCCGGGAAGAAGACCCGGCAGGGGTTCCTCTGGTACAGGTGCCGAAGCCGGGTCGCTCCGTGGACCGGGCCGAAGACGATCTCCGCGCGGCCGTCGCCGCGCGGCAGCCGCGCGTGCGCGCCGTCAGACGGTAAGGTGCTTGCGCACGTCGCGCTCAAGGAGGTCCCCCTTGTCGCCGGCGAGAACGCTCTCGCCGCGGTCCATGACCACGAGCTTGTCCGCCAGCTCGTGGGCGAAGTCGAAATATTGCTCCACCAGCAGGATCGCCATGCGCCCTTCCCGGGCGAGCCCGTGGATGACCTGCTTGATGTCCTTGATGATGGAAGGCTGAATGCCTTCGGTGGGCTCGTCGAGGATCAGCAGCTTGGGCCGGAGCACCAGCGCCCGCGCGATGGCGAGCTGCTGCTGCTGGCCGCCGGAGAGGTCGCCGCCCCGGCGGTGCAGCATGTCCTTGAGCACCGGGAACAGTTGAAAGACCTGGTCGGGAATGGTGCGCAGGGACCTGGGCAGGGCCGGGAAACCGGTGCGC
This window harbors:
- the urtE gene encoding urea ABC transporter ATP-binding subunit UrtE, which translates into the protein MLQVDDIHLQYGASRVLRGVTLSVDKGQVTCVLGRNGVGKTSLLRAILGLRPVRKGRIRWEGDDITGLPAHRRARLGFGNVPQGREIFPRLTVEENLRTGFPALPRSLRTIPDQVFQLFPVLKDMLHRRGGDLSGGQQQQLAIARALVLRPKLLILDEPTEGIQPSIIKDIKQVIHGLAREGRMAILLVEQYFDFAHELADKLVVMDRGESVLAGDKGDLLERDVRKHLTV
- a CDS encoding urease accessory protein UreD; translation: MSATCASTLPSDGAHARLPRGDGRAEIVFGPVHGATRLRHLYQRNPCRVFFPGTTDLATAVVLTTSGGLTGGDRIELDLAVRKEARAVITTQAAEKIYRSAGEPCNVDVRITAGKKTWMEWMPQETILFDGARLRRATTVRATDGARIMAGEILVFGRLAR